A genomic window from Anticarsia gemmatalis isolate Benzon Research Colony breed Stoneville strain chromosome 6, ilAntGemm2 primary, whole genome shotgun sequence includes:
- the LOC142973723 gene encoding uncharacterized protein LOC142973723, which yields MKFLFTLCFVLAVSCSALGAPEDTAILVRNRRDLMENTVKMLEDLIAKLQTAAKEALEAVGNFTSGLVHEAEQIRDRILNDIEKFRNRVQEAIENVFQRFSNSSVAVKECVDTHRTQAANIFNDTVSLTMVCIDERIAEIGDQISELRSLATNAMSEASTAMDSLKKCTQTNNSLLSTGSCLAGIAMQTEMKSLGFFTQSTLLIGRINLSIATLPAALEVCAGSRLVQTGISTGRIVIEIGSCSATAIFNNLTGKN from the exons atgaaattctTATTCACACTGTGCTTCGTTTTGGCCGTG TCATGTTCGGCGTTAGGAGCTCCCGAGGACACTGCTATCCTCGTTCGCAATCGTCGTGATCTGATGGAAAACACGGT gaAAATGCTAGAAGATCTGATTGCGAAACTCCAAACGGCTGCCAAAGAAGCCCTGGAAGCCGTCGGTAACTTCACTTCAGGTTTAGTACATGAAGCGGAACAGATCCGAGACAGGATTCTCAACGACATCGAGAAGTTTAGGAACAGGGTACAGGAAgctattgaaaatgtattcCAAAGGTTCTCTAACAGCAGCGTGGCGGTTAAGGAATGCGTTGAC ACGCACAGAACTCAAGCGGCCAACATCTTCAACGACACAGTTTCCCTAACTATGGTGTGCATCGACGAACGCATTGCTGAAATCGGTGACCAGATCTCTGAACTTAGGTCTTTGGCTACCAACGCTATGTCCGAGGCCTCTACGGCTATGGATAGCTTGAAGAAATGCACTCAAACCAACAACAGTCTCTTGAGCACTGGGTCGTGCCTTGCAGGCATCGCTATGCAGACTGAAATGAAATCTCTTGGATTCTTCACTCAGAGCACGCTTTTG ATTGGCCGCATCAACCTGTCCATTGCGACTCTACCAGCCGCTCTTGAAGTGTGTGCTGGCTCCCGTCTCGTTCAAACTGGTATTTCCACTGGCAGGATTGTCATTGAAATCGGTTCGTGCTCCGCTACTGCTATCTTCAACAATCTTACCGGGAAAAACTAA